The following coding sequences are from one Hymenobacter sp. DG25A window:
- a CDS encoding ferredoxin--NADP reductase, which translates to MTSADQLLTIWAIRQETADVKTFVLEVPAGTVLPYQAGQYLTLVHQVYGREVRRSYSISSAPVLHEPLSITVKRVENGLISRRLIDHAQPGDTLSTIGAAGFFTLPPDIEDFQQLVLVAAGSGITPIFALLKTVLHAHPHLRVLLLYSNRTPESTIFREPLLALARLFPERLHLEMLYSNNPDLARARLYKELLEELVRRYTTAPPEDTLAYLCGPLNFMRMATYGLHETGLPLSHIRREQFNPDAATVPHSVPPDTDAHRVLLRFRGQEHHLLVQYPHTILQAARQQGLLLPYSCEAGQCGQCAAHCTAGQVWMAVNEVLTDRETARGLVLTCTGYPIGSTEVRLEM; encoded by the coding sequence ATGACTTCTGCTGATCAGCTGCTCACTATCTGGGCCATCCGGCAGGAAACTGCGGATGTAAAAACTTTTGTGCTGGAGGTGCCGGCCGGCACGGTGCTGCCCTACCAGGCCGGGCAATATCTCACGCTGGTGCACCAGGTATACGGGCGGGAAGTGCGCCGCTCCTACTCCATCAGCTCGGCCCCGGTGCTGCACGAGCCCCTCAGCATTACGGTAAAGCGGGTTGAAAACGGGCTGATATCGCGCCGGCTCATTGACCACGCCCAGCCCGGCGACACGCTGTCCACCATAGGCGCGGCCGGCTTTTTCACGCTGCCCCCGGACATTGAGGATTTTCAGCAGCTGGTGCTGGTAGCGGCAGGCAGTGGCATCACGCCCATTTTTGCGCTGCTGAAAACGGTGCTGCACGCCCACCCGCACCTGCGCGTGCTGCTGCTGTACAGTAACCGCACCCCCGAAAGCACCATTTTTCGGGAGCCCCTGCTGGCGCTGGCCCGGCTGTTTCCGGAGCGCCTGCACCTGGAAATGCTTTATAGCAACAACCCTGACCTGGCCCGGGCGCGGCTGTACAAAGAACTGCTGGAAGAGCTGGTGCGGCGCTACACCACGGCCCCGCCCGAGGACACGCTGGCTTACCTGTGCGGCCCGCTCAACTTTATGCGCATGGCCACTTACGGCCTCCACGAAACAGGCCTGCCGCTCAGCCACATCCGGCGGGAGCAGTTTAACCCCGATGCTGCTACCGTGCCCCACTCCGTACCGCCGGATACCGACGCACACCGGGTTTTGCTGCGGTTTCGGGGGCAGGAGCACCATCTGCTGGTGCAGTACCCGCACACCATTCTGCAGGCCGCGCGCCAGCAGGGGCTGCTGCTGCCCTACAGTTGCGAGGCGGGCCAATGCGGCCAGTGCGCCGCACACTGCACGGCCGGGCAGGTATGGATGGCAGTAAATGAAGTGCTGACCGACCGGGAAACCGCCCGTGGGCTGGTGCTTACCTGCACCGGCTACCCCATTGGCAGTACCGAGGTGCGACTGGAAATGTAG